Proteins from a single region of Osmerus eperlanus chromosome 26, fOsmEpe2.1, whole genome shotgun sequence:
- the LOC134012895 gene encoding regulator of G-protein signaling 16-like translates to MCKGLTYLSVTCLERVKELKARFVSMLQKHDWTHASSKAGKNSATLDECLRWRESFERLLSNKHGLCAFTAFLVSEFSEENVAFYVACEDYRKIRVAAKLPAQARSIYDEFIGCDAPREVNIDHETRDITKANLQASSASCFDLAQHKIYTLMEKDCYPRFLRSPAYRDLASQLAQGGGAKQARPGKKA, encoded by the exons ATGTGCAAAGGACTAACCTATCTGTCTGTCACCTGCCTGGAAAG GGTGAAGGAATTGAAAGCCAGGTTTGTCAGCATGCTGCAAAAACATGACTGGACTCATGCCAGCAGCAAAGCAGGCAAAAACAG TGCTACCCTTGACGAATGCCTGAGGTGGAGAGAATCTTTCGAAAGGCTCCTGTCGAACAAAC ATGGACTGTGTGCCTTCACCGCCTTCCTGGTGTCCGAGTTCAGCGAGGAGAACGTGGCCTTCTACGTGGCCTGCGAGGACTACAGGAAGATCAGGGTGGCTGCCAAGCTCCCTGCCCAAGCCCGGAGCATCTACGACGAGTTCATCGGCTGCGACGCGCCCAGAGAG gtcAACATTGACCACGAGACCCGTGACATCACCAAAGCCAACCTGCAGGCTTCCTCCGCCTCGTGCTTCGACCTGGCCCAGCACAAGATCTACACGCTCATGGAGAAGGACTGCTACCCTCGCTTCCTGCGCTCGCCCGCCTACAGAGACCTGGCCAGCCAGCTCGCCCAGGGGGGCGGGGCCAAGCAGGCACGCCCGGGGAAGAAGGCGTGA